A genomic stretch from Arachis stenosperma cultivar V10309 chromosome 3, arast.V10309.gnm1.PFL2, whole genome shotgun sequence includes:
- the LOC130966048 gene encoding uncharacterized protein LOC130966048 → MTKETEPKEVHAAKELKEEKAQERGGSTLFHAPLVAQEHEVPHPHKLQEETKDEQFAQFLEIFKKLHINIPFAEVLEKMPPYMALMKSLLSEKKNLKGDKTVVLTKECSALIQRKLPKKMPDPKSCLIPCIIGNITFKKALCDLGSSINLMPLSVMKKLRIQEAQATRITLQTADKSLRQAYGLVENVLVKVGELFLSADYVILDIREATDDSIILGRPFLATGRVLIDVEWGELVLRCALSTKEGDPKKKLPKGWRNKKVPTEDFSPGMRVVFTRSPVIPHTVNRILSLEHVELIHESTGQKFKMRGEDLSPYDPPP, encoded by the exons ATGACCAAGGAGACCGAGCCTAAGGAGGTGCATGCTGCTAAGGAATTGAAGGAAGAAAAGGCTCAAGAAAGGGGTGGAAGCACATTGTTTCATGCCCCATTGGTGGCACAGGAGCATGAAGTACCACACCCTCATAAGCTTCAAGAGGAGACCAAAGATGAGCAGTTCGCTCAGTTCTTGGAAATCTTTAAAAAGTTGcacatcaatattccttttgctgaggtaTTAGAGAAGATGCCTCCCTATATGGCCCTCATGAAAAGCCTACTCTCTGAGAAGAAGAACTTGAAGGGAGATAAAACTGTGGTATTGACCAAGGAGTGCAGTGCACTAATTCAGAGGAAGCTACCCAAAAAGATGCCTGATCCAAAGAGCTGCCTGATTCCTTGTATCATTGGGAATATTACTTTTAAGAAAGCATTATGTGATCTTGGTtcaagcataaatctgatgCCACTGTCTGTAATGAAGAAGCTGAGAATCCAAGAAGCACAGGCAACAAGGATAACCCTACAAACGGCTGACAAGTCTCTGAGGCAGGCATATGGGCTAGTGGAGAACGTACTGGTCAAGGTTGGAGAACTATTCCTCTCTGCAGATTACGTGATACTTGACATAAGAGAGGCTACAGATGACTCCATCATTCTAGGAAGGCCATTCCTAGCCACTGGAAGAGTTCTAATTGACGTAGAGTGGGGTGAATTGGTGTTGAG gtgTGCTTTGTCCACCAAGGAAGGAGACCCCAAGAAGAAGTTACCCAAAGGCTGGAGGAACAAGAAGGTTCCAACTGAAGACTTCTCACCTGGGATGAGAGTAGTATTCACTAGAAGTCCAGTCATACCACACACTGTGAATAGGATCCTGTCTCTGGAACATGTTGAGCTAATTCATGAGAGCACAGGACAGAAATTCAAAATGAGGGGTGAAGATCTGAGCCCCTATGACCCTCCTCCTTAG